From a single bacterium genomic region:
- a CDS encoding SLC13 family permease has product MKELFILLIFFIAYAGIVIKREKALYFIYSAVVLFLVFNVIGLSDIWHFINYNVLGIFLGTAILSFLFVFSGIPAYMVDKIVEKQHPLWFVYLMVCVITGVVSSVVENVATIMIMAPVALEIARKHNVNPVPLVIGMAVSSNLQGCATMVGDSPSIILAMESGMNFNDFFYIPAAKLSLPSGKPGLFFFVQIGMVVSSLVLYLIFKREKSIMDPLTEEKVIKSFVPLSLIILMLVSLAFGSFFFNGFRYFPAVVCLFYAIVGLAWFFIEDREERFLLSHIDWESFFILLGIFILVGTLKKAGFIEDVAVFLQRIAGDNPFVLYNLIVWLSVFISSFVDNIPYTMAMISGIQILCQRLSLNPYIFLFGLLLGTCIGGNITPVGASCNVVGVGLLKKNGYKVSFKDFVRIGFPFTVSAVLVSTLLMWLVYNIK; this is encoded by the coding sequence ATGAAAGAACTTTTTATCCTTCTGATTTTTTTTATTGCTTATGCAGGTATAGTTATAAAAAGAGAGAAAGCACTTTACTTCATATATAGTGCTGTTGTCCTGTTTTTGGTTTTTAATGTTATAGGACTTTCTGATATCTGGCATTTTATTAATTATAATGTCCTCGGCATTTTTCTCGGTACCGCTATCCTTTCCTTCCTCTTTGTTTTTTCAGGAATCCCTGCTTATATGGTGGACAAAATTGTAGAAAAACAACATCCACTCTGGTTTGTATATCTTATGGTATGTGTTATAACAGGAGTAGTTTCTTCTGTAGTAGAAAATGTTGCTACGATTATGATAATGGCTCCCGTTGCACTGGAAATTGCCAGAAAACATAATGTCAATCCGGTCCCTCTTGTAATAGGTATGGCTGTCTCAAGTAATCTTCAGGGCTGTGCAACAATGGTAGGTGATAGCCCCAGTATTATACTTGCAATGGAATCAGGTATGAACTTCAATGACTTCTTTTACATCCCTGCAGCAAAACTTTCTCTTCCTTCAGGTAAACCAGGTTTATTCTTTTTTGTACAGATAGGTATGGTAGTAAGTTCTCTGGTCCTGTACCTTATCTTCAAAAGAGAGAAGAGTATAATGGACCCATTAACTGAAGAAAAAGTAATCAAATCATTCGTACCGCTTTCACTAATCATCCTTATGCTTGTTTCTCTCGCTTTTGGCTCTTTTTTCTTTAACGGTTTTAGATATTTCCCTGCTGTAGTATGCCTTTTTTATGCGATAGTTGGATTAGCGTGGTTTTTTATAGAAGACAGAGAAGAGAGGTTTTTACTCTCACATATTGACTGGGAGAGTTTTTTCATACTTCTTGGGATATTTATACTTGTTGGAACACTCAAGAAAGCAGGTTTTATTGAAGATGTTGCTGTTTTTTTACAGAGGATAGCCGGAGATAATCCGTTTGTTCTTTATAATCTCATTGTATGGCTTTCAGTTTTCATTTCTTCCTTTGTGGACAATATCCCTTATACAATGGCAATGATTTCAGGGATACAGATACTCTGTCAGCGGTTATCTCTCAATCCATATATATTTTTATTCGGTCTTCTTCTCGGTACCTGTATAGGTGGAAATATCACACCTGTGGGTGCAAGTTGTAATGTTGTAGGTGTAGGATTACTTAAAAAGAATGGATATAAGGTCTCCTTTAAGGATTTTGTAAGAATCGGGTTTCCATTTACTGTATCGGCAGTACTTGTAAGTACTCTTTTGATGTGGCTGGTGTATAATATTAAGTGA
- a CDS encoding ATP-dependent helicase — translation MTDVKLPEHFVYESVLNEEQLRIVKEGEGYCLVLAGPGSGKTRVLVYRVCWLLEKKIPPSSILLVTFTNKAAREMIMRVEKQVGSYPKGLWAGTFHHIANVFLRRYGNVLSIPNNYTIIDEDDSISLLKKIIENTSVPEEFPKPSDIKKIFSLSVNTVESIKDVINTRFPDASCFIQRLETIWNSYQKTKRKLKLMDYDDLLLFCYKLLKDESTGTAISRNFRYILVDEYHDTNRLQSLILYQLARVNRNIMVVGDDAQSIYSFRGATVNNIMEFTRIYPGAKIFYLDINYRSTPQILDFANKSISNNHIRYPKTLKSVRESGVKPVIVKCFSPKDEALFVSQRITQLINSGLSPKDIGVLFRSRYQVAELEICLLKSEIPYIVRGGLRFFEQAHIKDIMAYFRVVENIKDEISWRRLFTQLDGIGTKTAERLIPEIVSMSKLDEIIEMLQKEEIKIRASDKLISMLYLLKKIKEIKNIPEGIKLIVDGGYSRYITKKYKDAEERYQDIEMLKEIALSYSTLTDFISDAALQEYSKGEETGKSPLVLSTIHQAKGLEWKVVFIIGVSANHFPHPSSYMDIQALEEERRIFYVAITRAKEDLYITYFTRDFYRTFPGKKSLFLEEIPEYLYEKWNF, via the coding sequence ATGACAGATGTTAAACTTCCTGAACATTTCGTTTATGAGAGTGTTCTTAATGAAGAACAACTTCGTATTGTAAAAGAAGGCGAAGGTTACTGCCTTGTTCTCGCAGGACCGGGTTCCGGTAAGACGAGGGTTCTTGTATACAGGGTATGCTGGTTACTTGAAAAAAAAATACCTCCATCATCTATACTTTTAGTTACATTTACCAACAAAGCAGCCAGAGAGATGATAATGAGGGTGGAGAAACAGGTTGGCTCATATCCTAAAGGACTCTGGGCAGGAACATTCCACCATATAGCCAATGTATTTCTTAGAAGATATGGTAATGTATTAAGCATTCCTAACAATTATACAATTATTGATGAAGATGATAGTATTTCTCTTCTTAAAAAAATCATAGAAAATACTTCTGTTCCAGAGGAATTCCCCAAGCCATCTGATATAAAAAAGATTTTTAGTCTATCTGTAAATACAGTTGAAAGCATAAAAGATGTAATAAATACAAGATTTCCTGATGCTTCCTGTTTTATTCAACGGCTGGAAACAATATGGAACAGTTATCAGAAAACAAAAAGGAAACTTAAACTTATGGATTACGATGACCTTCTCCTTTTCTGTTATAAACTTCTCAAGGATGAAAGCACAGGTACAGCAATATCAAGGAATTTCAGATATATCCTTGTAGATGAATACCATGATACAAACAGGTTGCAGTCACTTATCCTTTATCAACTTGCCAGAGTAAATAGAAACATAATGGTGGTAGGAGACGACGCCCAGAGTATCTATTCATTCAGAGGGGCAACAGTAAATAATATTATGGAATTTACCAGAATCTATCCGGGTGCAAAGATATTCTATCTTGATATAAACTACAGAAGTACCCCACAGATTCTTGACTTTGCAAATAAGAGTATATCAAACAATCATATAAGATATCCAAAAACACTAAAAAGTGTTAGAGAATCGGGTGTTAAACCGGTTATTGTTAAGTGTTTCAGTCCTAAAGATGAGGCGCTTTTTGTTTCACAACGAATAACTCAACTTATAAATAGTGGCCTTTCTCCAAAGGATATCGGAGTTCTTTTCAGGTCAAGATATCAGGTCGCAGAACTTGAGATATGTCTTTTAAAATCAGAGATACCATACATTGTAAGAGGTGGTTTAAGATTCTTTGAACAGGCGCATATAAAAGATATTATGGCGTATTTCAGAGTAGTAGAAAATATCAAAGATGAAATCTCATGGAGAAGATTGTTTACCCAGTTAGATGGAATAGGCACTAAAACAGCGGAGAGATTAATCCCTGAAATAGTCAGTATGAGCAAATTAGATGAGATTATAGAGATGTTACAGAAAGAAGAAATAAAAATAAGGGCATCTGATAAACTTATATCTATGCTCTACCTTCTTAAAAAGATAAAGGAAATAAAAAATATACCCGAAGGGATTAAATTAATAGTGGATGGTGGATACAGCAGATATATTACTAAAAAATATAAAGATGCAGAAGAGAGGTACCAGGATATAGAGATGTTGAAAGAGATAGCATTGTCATATTCAACACTCACTGATTTTATATCTGATGCTGCACTTCAAGAGTACTCAAAAGGTGAAGAAACAGGGAAATCTCCTCTCGTACTTTCTACCATCCATCAGGCAAAAGGACTGGAATGGAAAGTTGTTTTTATCATAGGGGTATCTGCTAACCATTTTCCACATCCTTCTTCTTATATGGATATACAGGCACTTGAAGAGGAAAGAAGGATATTCTATGTTGCGATTACGAGAGCAAAAGAAGATCTGTATATTACATATTTCACCAGGGATTTTTACAGAACCTTTCCAGGGAAAAAATCCCTTTTTCTTGAAGAGATACCAGAGTATCTATACGAAAAGTGGAACTTCTGA
- a CDS encoding aspartate carbamoyltransferase catalytic subunit produces MKWKRKDLIGLEELTRSEIETILDMAVSFKEVSSRRVKKVPALRGKTVVNLFFEPSTRTRTSFELAAKRLSADVLSFDVSTSSISKGETIIDTAKNIEAMKVDCFIVRHSVSGAPEIIAENVSSSVINAGDGCHEHPTQALLDLFTVRERIGKIEGIKIAIIGDILHSRVARSNIWGFTKLGAYVYVCGPPTIVPADIEKMGVKLTFSIEDVLNDVDVVYLLRLQRERQRENYLTSLKEYSIYYGIDEERYRKIIKKGTFIMHPGPINRGVEIKSDIADRDRSLILEQVTNGIAVRMAVLYLTIGAKG; encoded by the coding sequence ATGAAGTGGAAAAGAAAAGACCTTATAGGACTTGAAGAACTTACCAGAAGTGAGATAGAAACAATTCTTGATATGGCGGTTTCTTTCAAAGAAGTAAGCAGCCGTCGTGTCAAAAAAGTACCTGCTTTACGAGGGAAGACAGTGGTAAATCTTTTTTTTGAACCCAGCACCCGCACAAGGACATCCTTTGAACTTGCTGCTAAACGACTTTCTGCAGATGTATTGAGTTTTGATGTTTCTACATCAAGTATATCAAAAGGAGAAACGATAATAGATACTGCAAAAAATATTGAAGCGATGAAAGTGGACTGTTTCATTGTTAGACATTCTGTATCAGGCGCTCCAGAAATCATAGCAGAGAATGTTTCCTCATCAGTTATAAATGCAGGCGATGGCTGTCATGAACATCCTACGCAGGCACTGCTTGACCTGTTTACAGTCAGGGAAAGGATAGGAAAGATAGAAGGTATAAAGATTGCTATTATAGGGGATATCCTACATAGCCGTGTAGCAAGGTCTAACATATGGGGATTTACAAAGTTAGGTGCATATGTATATGTATGTGGTCCACCTACAATTGTTCCTGCTGATATAGAAAAAATGGGCGTAAAACTAACCTTTTCTATTGAAGATGTCTTAAATGATGTAGATGTGGTCTATCTTTTACGACTGCAGAGAGAAAGACAGAGAGAGAACTATCTTACATCTCTTAAGGAATACAGCATTTATTATGGTATTGATGAAGAAAGATATAGAAAAATAATTAAAAAGGGCACATTTATTATGCATCCAGGTCCTATAAACAGGGGAGTGGAAATCAAATCAGATATTGCAGACAGGGACAGGTCTCTTATACTTGAGCAGGTTACAAATGGAATCGCAGTAAGGATGGCTGTTTTATATCTTACTATAGGGGCAAAAGGATGA
- the pyrR gene encoding bifunctional pyr operon transcriptional regulator/uracil phosphoribosyltransferase PyrR yields the protein MKKIMSNIEMKSVIQDISARIKKEIGLKEIVIVGIRRRGAILADRIKKFLPENVPVGYLDITFYRDDFSTVGAHPVVSETDVLFNIDNKKVLLVDDVLFTGRTIRAALDALVDLGRPSLVKLFVLIDRGHRELPISADYVGKTIKTKKNEMVEVKVKEIDGVDEVVVVERR from the coding sequence ATGAAGAAGATAATGAGTAATATTGAAATGAAAAGTGTTATTCAAGATATCTCTGCTCGTATAAAGAAAGAAATAGGACTGAAAGAAATTGTAATTGTGGGTATAAGGAGAAGAGGCGCTATCCTTGCAGATAGAATTAAGAAATTTCTTCCTGAAAATGTTCCTGTGGGTTATCTTGATATCACATTCTATAGGGATGATTTCAGTACTGTTGGGGCACATCCTGTGGTCTCTGAAACAGACGTTCTTTTTAATATAGATAACAAGAAAGTATTACTTGTGGATGATGTCCTTTTCACAGGTAGAACAATCAGGGCTGCTTTAGATGCACTCGTTGACCTCGGAAGGCCTTCACTTGTTAAACTTTTTGTTCTTATAGACAGGGGGCACAGGGAACTACCTATAAGCGCTGATTATGTAGGCAAGACAATAAAGACAAAAAAGAATGAGATGGTTGAAGTAAAGGTAAAGGAGATAGATGGTGTTGATGAGGTTGTGGTGGTGGAGAGAAGATGA
- a CDS encoding metallophosphatase family protein — protein MRIGIISDVHGNLEALNSSLLFLQKHSDSLVVLGDTVGYGPDPGECLEVVKGTANIILKGNHEEGIITTNYTSFRTNARISLEWTASIISPDFLNIIKGFKEKAEVEDIIFVHASISSPLFKYILNEKDTKDEFQLLDKKICFIGHTHIPAGYRKKEDRIDVIHPDFSGKMEIDIEDGYKYIINVGSTGQPRDGFPFACASIYDTEKHLFTLYRIEYPAEITRKKILDRGLPSVLARRVVQGI, from the coding sequence ATGAGGATAGGTATAATCTCTGATGTCCACGGAAACCTTGAAGCACTTAATTCCTCCCTCCTATTTTTACAGAAGCATTCTGACTCCCTTGTTGTATTGGGTGATACTGTTGGTTATGGACCTGACCCCGGAGAATGCCTTGAAGTTGTCAAAGGAACAGCAAATATCATACTTAAAGGGAACCATGAAGAAGGTATTATAACAACAAACTATACATCTTTTAGAACCAATGCACGTATTTCTCTTGAATGGACAGCAAGTATCATCTCTCCTGACTTTCTGAATATCATAAAAGGGTTTAAAGAAAAAGCAGAAGTTGAAGATATTATATTTGTTCATGCCTCTATATCCTCTCCTCTTTTTAAATATATTTTAAATGAGAAAGATACGAAAGATGAATTCCAACTTCTGGATAAGAAGATATGTTTTATAGGACATACACATATCCCTGCCGGGTATAGGAAAAAAGAAGACAGGATAGATGTAATACATCCTGACTTCAGTGGTAAAATGGAGATTGACATAGAGGATGGGTATAAATATATCATTAATGTTGGTAGTACAGGACAGCCGAGAGATGGTTTTCCCTTTGCCTGTGCTTCTATATATGATACAGAGAAGCATTTATTCACTCTTTACCGTATAGAATATCCTGCAGAGATTACAAGAAAAAAGATTTTAGACAGAGGACTTCCCTCTGTCCTTGCCAGAAGAGTTGTTCAGGGGATATAG
- a CDS encoding serine/threonine protein kinase: MREKAEYVVKLTGDVFNGYSVEEKIWQGATSTVYRCSGNGRYGNIVAIKVLHPYRNHPTQIKQFIREAKLQARLKHNNIVKVYGIGKKDHLVAIFMEYVNGLNLRMASQTMDIPTGNFIRLFIKLVETVGYIHKKGIIHNDIKPENIIIGKVNGILKLTDFGYAEKVKRWFGRKSEYSGGTEKYMAPERTKGISDKRSDIYSIGVLLDEFLKDKLHGKEEIYSIIVKATQKDPEKRYINAAELKSDLETLYLDYRENFS; this comes from the coding sequence ATGAGAGAAAAGGCAGAGTATGTTGTAAAACTGACAGGGGATGTTTTTAACGGATATAGTGTTGAAGAAAAGATATGGCAGGGAGCAACATCCACTGTTTATAGGTGCAGTGGCAATGGGAGATATGGTAATATAGTAGCAATAAAGGTTCTACATCCTTACAGAAATCATCCAACCCAGATAAAGCAGTTTATAAGAGAGGCAAAACTTCAGGCACGTCTGAAGCATAATAATATAGTAAAGGTCTACGGAATAGGGAAAAAGGACCATCTGGTAGCGATTTTTATGGAGTATGTCAATGGATTAAATTTAAGGATGGCGTCTCAAACAATGGATATACCGACTGGTAATTTTATAAGGCTATTTATTAAACTGGTTGAGACAGTTGGCTATATACATAAAAAGGGGATTATCCATAATGATATAAAACCAGAAAACATTATTATAGGAAAGGTTAATGGGATACTCAAACTAACTGATTTTGGTTATGCTGAAAAAGTAAAGAGGTGGTTTGGTAGGAAAAGTGAGTATAGTGGCGGGACTGAAAAATATATGGCTCCAGAGAGAACAAAAGGTATAAGTGATAAAAGAAGTGATATATATTCTATAGGTGTATTATTGGACGAGTTTTTGAAGGACAAACTCCATGGGAAAGAAGAGATATACTCAATAATTGTAAAGGCAACCCAGAAAGACCCTGAGAAGAGGTATATAAATGCCGCAGAACTGAAGTCTGACCTTGAGACATTATATCTGGATTATCGGGAGAACTTCTCTTAA
- a CDS encoding LamG domain-containing protein: MYSKENLSFNNGEWLHIAVTWRKGDKVCLYLNGKLVGEDNYNWEPIPAADLDPVDIWKSGLWIGRSPEGKAEGAIDELRISDCIRKFKEINK, from the coding sequence ATTTATTCTAAGGAAAATTTAAGTTTTAACAATGGAGAATGGCTTCATATTGCTGTAACATGGAGAAAAGGAGATAAAGTATGTCTTTATCTCAATGGTAAGTTAGTTGGAGAGGATAATTATAACTGGGAACCAATACCAGCGGCAGATTTAGACCCTGTGGATATATGGAAGAGCGGACTGTGGATAGGAAGGTCACCAGAAGGAAAAGCAGAGGGAGCAATTGACGAACTCAGAATCTCTGATTGTATAAGAAAATTCAAGGAAATCAACAAGTAA
- a CDS encoding Gfo/Idh/MocA family oxidoreductase: MKKVRMGVIGAGGIAYRRTIPGMVKAKNIELISVMDVRGVEKVAKEFNVPKVYTKERDIVKDPDIDAVYIATPVYLHLKHIKMSAEKGKHILCEKALCTDLKETEEAVRICKKNGVFLQEGYMMKFHGAHQKIKQLIKEGILGKVVYIRAQLSCWYPPIKSAWRQDPKKGGGGALIDMATHLYDLIEFLTDEKIKYVSSIANSQVQKYKSEDSSTTLLELSSGTHATVDCFFCIPDEASRTRLEIYGAEGSIFTEGTIGQSEAGIVEGIFGLGTAGYDAKQSKDVVRKFRKINFKKVNPYTAECEYFADCILKNRQPEINGPDTSLHIAEVTEKAYISYRQKRMLKV; the protein is encoded by the coding sequence ATGAAAAAGGTACGGATGGGCGTAATAGGTGCAGGTGGTATTGCATATAGAAGAACCATACCAGGAATGGTAAAGGCAAAAAATATAGAACTTATATCTGTTATGGATGTTAGAGGTGTTGAGAAAGTGGCAAAGGAATTTAATGTACCAAAGGTATATACCAAAGAAAGAGATATTGTAAAAGACCCTGATATAGATGCGGTCTATATTGCTACCCCTGTATATCTACATCTGAAACATATAAAGATGTCTGCTGAAAAAGGAAAACATATACTCTGTGAGAAGGCACTATGTACCGATCTGAAGGAAACAGAAGAAGCAGTAAGGATATGTAAAAAGAATGGTGTATTCCTTCAAGAGGGTTATATGATGAAGTTCCACGGAGCACACCAAAAGATAAAACAACTGATAAAAGAAGGTATACTTGGTAAGGTTGTATATATAAGGGCACAACTTTCCTGCTGGTATCCACCTATAAAGAGTGCATGGAGACAGGACCCCAAAAAGGGAGGGGGTGGTGCCCTGATAGATATGGCAACGCATCTTTATGACCTCATTGAGTTTCTTACAGATGAAAAAATAAAATATGTATCATCTATTGCCAACAGCCAGGTTCAGAAGTATAAATCAGAGGACTCGTCCACAACACTATTGGAACTCTCCTCAGGAACCCATGCGACAGTTGACTGCTTTTTCTGTATACCTGATGAAGCATCAAGGACACGGCTTGAGATATATGGCGCTGAAGGGAGTATCTTTACAGAAGGGACAATAGGGCAGAGTGAGGCAGGTATCGTTGAAGGGATATTTGGGCTGGGTACTGCCGGGTATGATGCAAAGCAGAGTAAGGATGTGGTGCGCAAATTCAGAAAGATTAACTTTAAAAAGGTCAACCCATACACTGCTGAGTGTGAGTATTTTGCTGATTGTATCCTGAAGAACAGACAACCTGAAATAAACGGGCCTGATACATCTTTACATATAGCAGAGGTTACAGAAAAAGCATATATCTCTTACAGGCAGAAAAGAATGTTAAAGGTATAG
- a CDS encoding DegT/DnrJ/EryC1/StrS family aminotransferase gives MEKLAIEGGKPVNTEKFPMWPSFSEKTIQKVVEPLKTGKVNYWTGEIGVKFEEEWAKWNGAKYAVSTTNGTSALHTAVASLGIGPGDEVICPSYSFIASSFCILQAGALPVFADVDESHTLDPKGIEPLINERTRAILVVHLYGVVTDMDPIMEIARKYNLFVIEDCAQCFGGVYKGKKTGTIGDIGCFSFCQSKHFTTGGEGGAIITDNEDLWWECRSFRDHGYDVKERLRLLELEAKLMYIHRRVGFNYRMTEIQSLIGLCELERLDTWNLPNRRRNARFLIDALKDHPLVIYPPVDTEERKNAFWWVPFVLDAERLKVPVKQFVSAIEAEGVPVYGVQWPEMYKETAYTEKNGFGRLKYPFNDPNARKIDYTKFECKKAQWLEARTINFFPHPVYEIRHMEKCVDAFTKVAKAYMK, from the coding sequence ATGGAAAAATTAGCAATAGAAGGGGGAAAACCGGTAAATACTGAGAAGTTCCCTATGTGGCCCTCATTTTCAGAAAAAACCATTCAGAAAGTTGTAGAACCACTCAAAACAGGGAAGGTAAACTACTGGACAGGTGAGATAGGAGTAAAGTTTGAAGAGGAATGGGCAAAATGGAATGGAGCAAAGTATGCGGTCTCCACAACAAATGGAACGAGTGCCTTACATACCGCTGTTGCATCATTAGGCATAGGTCCTGGTGATGAGGTGATATGTCCTTCTTATTCATTTATTGCCTCTTCTTTCTGCATATTGCAGGCAGGAGCACTACCTGTGTTTGCAGATGTTGATGAGTCACATACACTGGACCCGAAAGGTATAGAGCCACTTATAAATGAGAGAACAAGGGCAATACTGGTAGTCCATCTTTATGGTGTTGTTACGGATATGGACCCTATAATGGAGATTGCAAGAAAGTATAACCTTTTTGTTATAGAGGACTGTGCCCAGTGTTTTGGTGGTGTTTATAAGGGAAAGAAGACAGGAACAATAGGAGATATTGGTTGTTTCAGTTTCTGTCAGAGTAAGCACTTCACCACAGGAGGTGAAGGAGGCGCTATTATTACAGACAATGAGGACTTATGGTGGGAGTGCAGGTCTTTCAGGGACCATGGATATGATGTAAAGGAACGCCTTAGATTACTTGAACTTGAAGCAAAACTTATGTATATACACAGAAGGGTTGGTTTCAACTACAGAATGACAGAGATACAGTCGTTAATAGGACTGTGTGAACTTGAACGGCTGGATACATGGAACTTACCCAACAGAAGAAGAAATGCGAGGTTTCTGATAGATGCCCTGAAAGACCATCCACTTGTCATTTATCCTCCAGTTGATACAGAAGAAAGAAAGAATGCCTTCTGGTGGGTACCTTTTGTCCTCGATGCAGAACGGCTAAAGGTTCCTGTAAAGCAGTTTGTATCAGCGATAGAGGCAGAGGGTGTTCCTGTATATGGAGTCCAGTGGCCTGAAATGTATAAGGAAACCGCTTATACTGAGAAGAATGGATTCGGACGGTTAAAATACCCCTTCAATGACCCAAATGCAAGAAAGATTGACTATACAAAATTTGAGTGTAAGAAGGCGCAGTGGCTTGAAGCAAGGACAATAAACTTTTTCCCGCATCCTGTGTATGAAATCAGGCATATGGAGAAGTGTGTTGATGCGTTTACCAAGGTGGCAAAGGCATATATGAAATAA
- a CDS encoding glucosamine-6-phosphate isomerase — MNLINTIKGSLLENFFPAGWNLKKIDDCCNNSPEKITERQPWWNKNFFPVSCDTLEEFNIKMGHEIALEIKNCKDKKRKLILILPVGPMGMYQWIVYFLKEWNTDCRHVYGFNMDEWSDKDGNTLPPSNPGAFQNAMEDAFYGPLGGLTVPKDQRHFATRGMLPEYPEKINYLRKKGAKLVVIFGIGRVFHIAFWEPHFAGEFKSVAEWKRQEYRLGAKLHPLTIEQNAITSFKSRTTLVPCFANTIGPGIFLKADRIIGGADGTLGRGMMWQGMSLWVTLRYGPDIWIPSSFMPTLPGKLFFLKELAGPLIPECN; from the coding sequence ATGAATTTAATAAATACTATAAAGGGTTCGCTGTTGGAGAATTTCTTTCCTGCTGGCTGGAACCTGAAAAAGATAGATGACTGCTGTAATAACTCACCTGAAAAGATTACAGAGAGACAGCCATGGTGGAACAAAAATTTCTTTCCTGTGTCCTGTGACACACTTGAAGAGTTTAATATCAAGATGGGGCATGAGATAGCACTGGAGATAAAAAATTGTAAAGACAAAAAAAGAAAACTTATACTTATTCTTCCGGTTGGTCCTATGGGAATGTATCAGTGGATTGTATATTTTCTTAAAGAGTGGAATACTGACTGCAGACATGTATACGGTTTTAACATGGATGAGTGGAGTGATAAAGATGGAAATACACTTCCCCCTTCAAATCCCGGTGCATTCCAGAATGCGATGGAGGATGCGTTCTATGGACCTTTAGGGGGTCTTACGGTTCCCAAAGACCAGAGGCATTTTGCAACCAGAGGTATGCTACCTGAATATCCAGAAAAGATAAATTATTTAAGAAAGAAAGGTGCAAAACTGGTTGTTATATTTGGTATAGGAAGGGTTTTCCATATTGCCTTCTGGGAACCACACTTTGCTGGAGAGTTTAAATCAGTAGCAGAGTGGAAGAGACAGGAATACCGCCTCGGAGCAAAACTTCATCCTCTTACCATTGAGCAGAATGCTATCACAAGTTTTAAAAGCAGAACAACCCTTGTTCCATGTTTTGCCAATACCATAGGACCTGGTATATTTCTAAAAGCAGACAGAATTATAGGTGGTGCAGATGGGACACTGGGGAGAGGAATGATGTGGCAGGGAATGAGTTTATGGGTTACTTTAAGATACGGACCGGATATATGGATTCCCAGCAGTTTTATGCCCACACTACCCGGTAAACTATTTTTCTTAAAGGAACTGGCAGGTCCTTTAATACCTGAATGTAACTGA
- a CDS encoding PIG-L family deacetylase yields the protein MNVLAIGAHPDDLEILCGGTLAKYAKKGHKVFMAHLCNGNMGGKNITPEELAKIRNGEAKRSAELIGAEVLGPVAGDLDLYPTKEMRVAVVDIIRYAKPDVIITHSINDYMPDHTTTGQLVFDAAFTATLPLYKTRYTAWEKITPIYYMDTMAGFGFEPTHFVDITEFFEIKKQMLLCHESQYKWLSGHHQADPVRMIEKISGFRGFQCGVEYAEAFSLAKIWGRIPLENMLP from the coding sequence ATGAATGTACTGGCAATTGGAGCACATCCCGATGATTTAGAGATTTTATGTGGTGGAACACTTGCAAAATATGCAAAAAAAGGTCATAAGGTCTTTATGGCACACCTTTGCAATGGGAATATGGGTGGAAAAAATATAACACCTGAAGAACTTGCAAAAATAAGAAATGGTGAAGCAAAAAGGTCCGCAGAACTTATAGGAGCAGAGGTACTTGGACCTGTTGCAGGAGACCTTGACCTCTATCCTACAAAAGAGATGCGTGTCGCAGTTGTGGATATAATAAGATATGCAAAACCAGATGTAATAATAACACACAGTATAAACGACTATATGCCTGACCATACAACTACAGGGCAACTCGTATTTGATGCTGCCTTTACTGCTACTCTCCCACTTTATAAGACGAGGTATACTGCATGGGAGAAGATTACACCGATATATTATATGGATACAATGGCTGGCTTTGGTTTTGAACCAACACATTTTGTTGATATCACAGAGTTTTTTGAGATAAAAAAACAGATGCTTTTGTGTCATGAGAGTCAGTATAAGTGGCTTTCAGGACACCATCAGGCAGACCCTGTAAGGATGATAGAAAAAATCTCTGGCTTCAGGGGATTCCAGTGTGGTGTTGAATATGCAGAGGCATTCTCTCTCGCAAAAATCTGGGGTAGAATTCCATTAGAGAATATGCTTCCCTAA